Proteins from a genomic interval of Symmachiella macrocystis:
- a CDS encoding HlyD family efflux transporter periplasmic adaptor subunit codes for MAPPNPSMAASIERPVILRRRPDLVVSEQRYEGRTYYLIKDPVGLKYYRFQEEEYKILASLDGVRSLKEIKDDFEAEFIPQKITLEELQQFIGRLHESGMVISEAAGQGAKLLKRREDRAKKQLKSTLSNVLYIKLPGFDPARALNWLYPRFEWIYTPWALACVVLLALSALTLVLVNFHEFRGRPEMESFHSFFNMKNIVWLWIAMGMTKIVHEFGHGLTCHHFGGECHEMGMLFLVLSPALYCNVSDSWTMPNKWHRIAISLAGIYVEVVLASISTFIWWYSAPGLIHNIAFSTMFVCSVNTILLNANPLMRFDGYYVMSDWLEIPNLRTKANQLLQRTAAQVCLGLEMPADPFMPKARKGWFITYAIASWCYRWMVTFGILLFLYTFLKPYKLGAISAMMATGIVIMMFVMPVVKMVKFIFTPGRLEMIKKFRATVSGVVAVALLVGFLMIPVPKRVNTVFTVRPRDAEAVFVKGGGRIKKVLVQPGDQVKKGDVLVELENEDFNFELRAQERIATDQKYAEVVYRNLGSKFGGERAQSEELHRDALKQVEIRQEQIDDLHVTAPVDGTVFPPEIVSEPPHHDIYETLPRWHGSPLDKRNLGTFLEPGTSVCTIGDPHQKEAILIIDQSEIEFVQEGFPVYIKFDAFPDKTFQCKIEQLSRRVMEDSPSQLSNSLGGELATTQDSSGRMKPLNTSYQALVFIQDPEGHFPMDLLVSGLKGRAKIECQRRTLAQVAWRYLAETFHFRL; via the coding sequence ATGGCTCCCCCCAACCCCTCGATGGCTGCCTCGATCGAACGGCCAGTGATTTTGCGCCGCCGTCCCGATTTGGTCGTCAGCGAGCAACGCTACGAGGGGCGGACCTACTACCTGATTAAGGATCCGGTCGGGCTGAAGTACTACCGGTTTCAAGAAGAAGAATACAAAATCCTCGCGTCGCTCGATGGCGTGCGGAGCCTCAAGGAAATCAAAGACGACTTCGAGGCGGAATTCATTCCGCAAAAAATCACGCTCGAGGAATTGCAGCAATTCATCGGCCGGCTGCATGAATCGGGTATGGTCATCAGTGAAGCGGCAGGGCAGGGGGCGAAGCTACTTAAACGGCGTGAAGACCGCGCTAAAAAACAATTGAAGTCCACGCTGTCGAACGTGCTTTACATCAAACTCCCAGGTTTTGACCCCGCGCGGGCGCTCAATTGGCTGTATCCCCGCTTTGAATGGATTTACACCCCGTGGGCGCTGGCCTGTGTCGTCCTGCTGGCGCTCTCCGCTTTGACGTTGGTGTTGGTGAACTTCCATGAGTTCCGCGGCCGCCCGGAAATGGAGAGCTTTCACTCCTTTTTTAACATGAAAAACATCGTCTGGCTGTGGATCGCCATGGGGATGACAAAAATCGTTCACGAGTTCGGACACGGTCTGACTTGCCATCATTTCGGCGGAGAATGTCATGAAATGGGGATGCTGTTTCTCGTGCTCTCTCCGGCGCTGTATTGCAACGTCTCGGACTCCTGGACGATGCCCAACAAATGGCATCGCATCGCCATCAGTCTGGCTGGAATTTACGTCGAAGTGGTGCTGGCTTCGATCTCTACGTTCATCTGGTGGTATTCCGCACCCGGCTTGATACACAACATCGCCTTTAGCACGATGTTTGTCTGTTCGGTGAACACCATCCTGCTCAATGCCAACCCGCTGATGCGGTTCGATGGCTACTACGTCATGAGCGACTGGTTGGAAATTCCCAACCTGCGAACCAAGGCAAACCAACTGCTGCAACGGACCGCCGCGCAGGTCTGCCTCGGCCTAGAGATGCCCGCCGATCCCTTCATGCCCAAAGCCCGCAAAGGGTGGTTCATCACCTATGCCATTGCCAGTTGGTGTTATCGCTGGATGGTCACGTTTGGAATTCTGCTGTTCTTGTACACGTTTCTCAAACCATACAAGTTAGGCGCCATCAGCGCTATGATGGCCACCGGTATAGTCATCATGATGTTTGTCATGCCGGTCGTCAAAATGGTGAAGTTCATCTTTACTCCGGGAAGGTTGGAAATGATCAAAAAATTCCGGGCCACAGTCAGTGGAGTAGTCGCTGTCGCATTGCTGGTCGGCTTTTTAATGATCCCGGTCCCCAAGCGAGTCAATACGGTCTTTACCGTCCGGCCTCGCGACGCCGAAGCGGTGTTCGTCAAAGGCGGGGGACGCATCAAAAAGGTGCTCGTGCAACCGGGCGATCAGGTCAAAAAAGGGGACGTGCTCGTCGAATTAGAAAACGAGGACTTCAACTTCGAACTGCGCGCACAGGAACGCATTGCCACCGACCAAAAATACGCGGAAGTCGTTTATCGCAATCTAGGCAGCAAATTTGGCGGAGAAAGAGCCCAATCCGAGGAGCTGCATCGTGACGCCCTGAAACAAGTCGAAATCCGCCAGGAGCAGATCGACGACCTCCACGTCACAGCACCGGTCGACGGGACCGTGTTTCCTCCCGAAATTGTCTCCGAACCACCCCACCACGATATTTACGAAACGCTCCCCCGCTGGCATGGGAGTCCGCTCGACAAACGCAACCTCGGTACTTTCTTAGAACCGGGCACGTCCGTTTGCACAATCGGAGATCCTCACCAAAAAGAAGCCATTCTGATCATCGATCAATCCGAGATCGAGTTTGTCCAAGAAGGTTTTCCGGTCTACATCAAATTCGATGCGTTTCCCGACAAAACCTTTCAATGCAAAATCGAACAGCTTTCGCGACGCGTGATGGAAGACTCCCCCAGCCAGCTTTCCAACTCCTTGGGCGGTGAACTCGCCACCACCCAGGATTCCTCCGGCCGCATGAAGCCGCTCAACACTTCCTATCAAGCACTCGTATTCATCCAAGATCCAGAGGGCCATTTTCCCATGGATCTGTTGGTGTCCGGCTTAAAAGGCCGCGCCAAAATCGAATGCCAACGCCGTACCCTCGCACAAGTCGCTTGGCGATATCTCGCTGAGACATTTCACTTCAGGTTGTGA